The Corylus avellana chromosome ca8, CavTom2PMs-1.0 genome has a segment encoding these proteins:
- the LOC132189848 gene encoding uncharacterized protein LOC132189848 encodes MEVIGDALRRAFMPKHEYETLREEDRAWGKLQRPLVTAFVAFILLLVIICTTISLNIVYPGDNGKRPFCSDERLQPLSLNSKGGGGGDFDLFPGAYYLTDQETVDYYLMVVFFPSVLIFLLSALYLVAGIIVAYAAPKRHECLKVVENNYCASKRGGVRCLSVLNIIFAIIFGLLALFLGSTLLTLGNSCSVPLFWCYEILSWGLVILYGGTAFFLRRKAAVILDEGDFSGRNLGLEMLEANPLEVTPDVERRVNEGFKVWMGSSLLSSDEEDEPNSYQEAPHANHTGANSQRV; translated from the exons ATGGAGGTGATCGGGGACGCGCTTCGCCGGGCGTTCATGCCGAAGCACGAGTACGAGACCCTGCGGGAAGAGGACAGGGCGTGGGGCAAGCTTCAGAGGCCGCTCGTAACGGCTTTCGTGGCCTTCATTTTGCTCCTGGTGATTATATGCACGACTATCAGTTTGAACATTGTTTACCCTGGCGACAATGGGAAGAGGCCGTTTTGCAGCGACGAGAGGCTTCAGCCTCTGTCTTTGAACTCCAAAGGGGGTGGAGGAGGAGATTTTGATCTGTTTCCGGGCGCGTATTATCTGACCGACCAGGAGACTGTGGATTACTACTTGATGGTTGTGTTCTTTCCCTCCGTGCTCATTTTCTTGCTCTCGGCTCTCTATCTTGTTGCAG GAATCATTGTTGCTTATGCTGCTCCAAAAAGACATGAGTGCTTGAAGGTGGTCGAAAATAATTACTGTGCTTCAAAAAGAG GTGGGGTTCGTTGTCTGTCTGTGTTGAATATCATCTTTGCCATCATCTTTGGCCTTCTCGCGTTATTTCTTGGATCAACCCTCCTCACATTAGGGAACAGCTGCTCTGTACCCCTATTTTGGTGCTATGAGATCTTGTCATGGGGACTGGTTATTCTATATGGGGGAACTGCATTCTTCCTAAGAAGGAAAGCAGCTGTGATTCTTGATGAGGGAGACTTTAGCGGTCGAAACCTTGGGCTGGAAATGTTGGAAGCGAATCCCTTGGAAGTCACACCAGACGTGGAAAGGCGTGTTAATGAAGGGTTTAAGGTATGGATGGGGTCATCCCTCCTATCCTCTGACGAAGAAGATGAACCTAACAGTTACCAGGAAGCGCCTCATGCTAATCATACCGGTGCTAACAGCCAAAGAGTGTGA